From the Glutamicibacter halophytocola genome, the window AACGGCCTTCCAAGCCCATGGCCGCGCAGAGCTCGTCCATTTCGGCGTTGGCCATGTCGGTGCGCACCCACCCGGGGCAGATCGCATTCACCCGCACCCCATGCTTGCCGTAGTCGCGGGCCATGGAACGTGTCAGCCCGATCAGGGCATGCTTGCCCACGGTGTAGCCGGCCACCGAAGGGCCGGCGGCGATGCCCGCCAGCGAGGAGATGACGGCGATCCGGCCCCGGGTGCGGGCCAATTCCGGCAGTGCCGCCCGGCAGAGCTTGAAGGCTGTGGTCAGGTTCGCGTCCAGGCTCGTGGCCCAGGACTCGTCATCGGTGTCGACCACCGTGGAGAAGCCGTGTCCCCCGGCATTGGCGAGCACCGCGTCAAGACGCCCGAAGCGGTCCAAGGTGCCACCGACCACTTCCTGGACGCTGGCGGTATCGGTCATGTCACCGGCCAACGCCACCGCTCCGATTTGCTCGGCGGCCACGTTCAGCGGGTCGATCCGCCGGCCGGTCAGGACCACGCGGTAGCCGTCGCGGGCCAGCCTGCGCGCTGCCGCCAGCCCGATGCCTGTTCCCCCTCCGGAAATCAATGCCACCGGCGAGCTCATTTGCCGCCTCCCAGGACTGCCGGGGTGGCGCCTGCAAGGTGCGCTTCGACGAGATCCATGACCACCGGAACCACCATGCGCTCGATGAAATCGGCTTCCTCGTCTCCGTGCCGTTCAGCGGCCCAGCCCAGATAGGTCAGCCCGCGGCCCAGCAGCAGGTCGTCCCAGGCATCGAAGAATCCGGCCGGCACATCTGCGCGCTCGGCCAGGTAGCCGGCTTCCAGCCCCCGGCGGTATTCGGCCAGCCGGGGGTGTGCGGAATAGAAGAACAGGACCGTGGCCAGATCAAAAAGATGCCAGCCGGTGCCGAAGTCGTCAAAGTCGATCAGCACCGGGCCAGCGGCGCTGACCAGGACGTTCTCCGGGGTCAGATCCGCGTGGATGACGCCGAAAACCGCCTCGTTCCGGCTCAGCTTTCCCAGCCGGCCATGCAGCGAGAGCATGGCCCGGCCGATCTTGGCCCGCTGCTCCGCGTCGAGGCAAGGCAGCTTGGCCGGATCGCCCCACAGTGGAGCAGCGCCAGCCAGGCCCTCGTGGTCCCAGGTTCCGCGGTCGAAGCCCGCCGGGATTCCGATGGCCATGGAGGCCAGATGCAGTTTGGCCAATTCCTTGCCAAGCTCCTGGAAATCCTTGCCACCCAGCGCATCGGAACCAGCCAGCGCCTCGGAAATGTCGCCCATGGGCGAGGCTTCGGGGATCCAGTGCTGCAAATCGATCACCACGGTGTTCCCGTCCTCGATCTCCACGGTGCAATTGAGCTGCCCATCCAGGGCGCGGATCAAGCGCGGCACCGACAGCCCGCGCTCTGCCAGTTCCATGAGGTAGGCCGCCTCGGTGGACAGCTGTCCGGCGGTGCGATAGCCCAGCCGATGCAGCCTGGCCGCGTAGCTGGACCCCTGGCCTGCATCAACACGGAAGACGTGGTTCTCCCGGTACTTCACCAGTTCCAGATGCGCGGTGCTTGGAATCCCGTAGCGGGGCAGGACTTTTCGTAGTGCGGCTTCGGCACGGCTTGGTGAAATCATCGGCTCTCTTCCTGGCGGCTTTATTTGTGACCGTGGTCATACACTAGTAAAAAGTTGTACATCGTGTTTGTCAACTGAACACAGTGTTCAATTTTTTACTTTTTATGGTTATGCTGGTGTCCAAGGGCGGTGCCAGAAGAGCTGGCCCCGGGATGACAAGGAAGCAGGAGCGGGACAATGATCGAAGAATTGCCGGCCATGAGCCAGCGCGAGCGCAACCGCGTACGCACCCGGAACGACATCCTGGATGTCGCGGCCCAGCTGCTCGGCGACGTCGGCTATTCAGGCACCACCTTGCAAGAAATCAGCAAGCTTGCCGGAGTCGCTCGCGGCACTGTCTACGCTTATTTCCCAGCGGGGCGCGATGAAATCGTGCGCGCCGTCTACCTGCGGCTTGCCGACGAGGTGGTCCAGCGCGGCAATGCGCTCCATGCACAGGCCGAGGGGCTGGAAATGCGCATTCGCGCCCTGGCCCGCGCCCTGACCGAAGCCAGCGCGGACCCCAAGGGGCGGTTCTACGGCATCATGGGCGCGGATCTGGTTCCGGTGCTGGCCGGAGTGACCGGAACCGCTTCCCGATCTTTTGAGAATTTCATCCGCGATGACCTGGTCATGGCCCTGCATGAGGGGCTGCTGATTCCCGGCATCGACATCGAGGCACTCACCGTGGCGCTCTCCGGCGCGCTGCGCGCTTCGGGCAGCCGCGCGGCCGCGGACCCCGAGAGCGTCGAAGACCAGATCAACGCCCTGGGCGCCCTGGCGCGCGGTTTGATCACTGCCTGAACATCACCTTCCGAAAGGACCTGCCATGACTGAAATCGCCCAGAACTCCCTGCTTTCCGAACCCACAGCCGCCCTGATGGCCCGTCGCGTGGCAACTATCGGCCCGCACTCGCCGCTGTTCTATAACACGCCGCTGGAGCTGGTGCGCGGCGAGGGAGCGTGGCTGACCGATGCGCAGGGACGCACCTACCTCGATGGGTACAACAATGTGCCGCATGTCGGACATGCCAACCCGGTAGTGGCCGATGCAGTGAACCGGCAGCTGCGCACTATCAACCTGCACACCCGGTATCTGAACCACATGGTGGTCGATTACGCCGAGGCACTGCTGGATACTTTTAACGGCGAATTGGACCGGCTCTTTCTCGTCAACAGCGGCTCCGAAGCCAACGAACTGGCATTGCGCATAGCCCGCCAGCACACCGGGAACCGGGGAATCCTCGTCTCGGATTTCAGTTATCACGGGAATACGAGCTCGCTGGCGGAACTCACCACCGGACTGGAGGTCCACGAGGAGTTCGGGTCCCATGTGCGCGCGGTGCGAATCCCGGATGCGACCGGAATGGATGCACA encodes:
- a CDS encoding phosphotransferase enzyme family protein yields the protein MISPSRAEAALRKVLPRYGIPSTAHLELVKYRENHVFRVDAGQGSSYAARLHRLGYRTAGQLSTEAAYLMELAERGLSVPRLIRALDGQLNCTVEIEDGNTVVIDLQHWIPEASPMGDISEALAGSDALGGKDFQELGKELAKLHLASMAIGIPAGFDRGTWDHEGLAGAAPLWGDPAKLPCLDAEQRAKIGRAMLSLHGRLGKLSRNEAVFGVIHADLTPENVLVSAAGPVLIDFDDFGTGWHLFDLATVLFFYSAHPRLAEYRRGLEAGYLAERADVPAGFFDAWDDLLLGRGLTYLGWAAERHGDEEADFIERMVVPVVMDLVEAHLAGATPAVLGGGK
- a CDS encoding SDR family NAD(P)-dependent oxidoreductase, yielding MSSPVALISGGGTGIGLAAARRLARDGYRVVLTGRRIDPLNVAAEQIGAVALAGDMTDTASVQEVVGGTLDRFGRLDAVLANAGGHGFSTVVDTDDESWATSLDANLTTAFKLCRAALPELARTRGRIAVISSLAGIAAGPSVAGYTVGKHALIGLTRSMARDYGKHGVRVNAICPGWVRTDMANAEMDELCAAMGLEGRSAAYAKVTEHVPLGRPADPEEIAGTIAFLLGPDSSYITGATLVADGGAHMVDLPTISFDALS
- a CDS encoding TetR/AcrR family transcriptional regulator, coding for MIEELPAMSQRERNRVRTRNDILDVAAQLLGDVGYSGTTLQEISKLAGVARGTVYAYFPAGRDEIVRAVYLRLADEVVQRGNALHAQAEGLEMRIRALARALTEASADPKGRFYGIMGADLVPVLAGVTGTASRSFENFIRDDLVMALHEGLLIPGIDIEALTVALSGALRASGSRAAADPESVEDQINALGALARGLITA